In Deltaproteobacteria bacterium, the genomic window CGGAACGCCGGCGTCGTCGATCATGGCCCGCACCAGCTTATCTATTGCCCTGGGCAAGGCAGCCCCGGGATAGGTCACACCGTACCCCAAGGTATCGCAGAGGCGAATCTTTACGGGTATCCCGCTCTCTTCCCGGAGCTTCATCAAGGCCTGGGCAAAGGGTACGCAGAACCCGTAGATGTCGGCCCGGGTTACGTCTTCGAAATGGCAGCGGGGAATAATTCCAGCCTCCAGAGCTGCCCGGACTACATCCAGATATTCCTCGAAGACCTGCTTTCGCTTTTTTCCCAGCTTTAAGAAGATATGATAATCGGAGACGGAGGTGAGAATCCCGGTCTCTTTCAACTCCATTTCCTTGACTAATTTTAAGTCTTTCTTGTTGGCCCGCACCCATCCGGTCACCTCGGGATATCGATACCCTTTCTCCAGGCATTTCCTCACGGCTTCCTTATCACGCTCGCTGTACAGGAAAAATTCAGCCTGGCGGACAACACCGCTGGGTCCGCTTAACTTGTGGAGAAGGTCGAAAAGGTCGACGATTTGCTTCACCGTGAAGGGAGGGCGAGCTTGTTGCCCATCCCGGAAAGTAGTGTCGGTAATCAGGAGTTCCTTGGCCGGGGAAATGGGAATGATCTTATGGTCGAAGTCAATCCGGCAGACCTCATCATAAGGGAAAACATCACGCTGCAGGTTAGGCTCGGGTATGTCCTGCAAGGTATACTGCCAAAACCTGGTGTGTTCGTGACTCAGAACTCTGCGCTCGTTATCCCACTTGGCCATAGCCTTGCTCCCTCGGAGGATATTTTTTCTTCTTTGGATATTCTCTGGATGACTTCGCGAATCTGGGTTTGTACCAAAAATTCAATGATTTCATTCTGACTGTAGACCGGTTTCAAAATCCAGCGGCGTAAAACCCCGAAGACGCCACTGAAGACTAAGAAATTCGCTTCCAAAAAAGAAGCAAAAGGACCTTCCCCTAATTCGTTTAGAATCTTGCGGAAGTGTTCGACAATCTCAGATTCTTTCCGCAGGATGATTTTAAGGTAATTCTTCTTCACATACCGGGCCTGGGTATAAGAAAGCATCACCTGGTCTTCCAGCTCCATGGCTGCTTCCAGAAAGGCCCGGTAGGTGATTTCCAGCCGCAGGAGGGGGTCGGAGATCTGGGAAGCGCGCGACCTTACCTTTTCGAAAAAGGTAGTAACGTAATTTTCGAAAAAAAGGTAGAGAATGTCATCTTTGGAGTTGACGTAGTCGTAAATACTCCCCAGACCGATTTTGGCTTCCCGGGCGATCTCCCGCACCGTGGCCTTGTGATACCCTTTTTTCTT contains:
- a CDS encoding TetR/AcrR family transcriptional regulator yields the protein KKKGYHKATVREIAREAKIGLGSIYDYVNSKDDILYLFFENYVTTFFEKVRSRASQISDPLLRLEITYRAFLEAAMELEDQVMLSYTQARYVKKNYLKIILRKESEIVEHFRKILNELGEGPFASFLEANFLVFSGVFGVLRRWILKPVYSQNEIIEFLVQTQIREVIQRISKEEKISSEGARLWPSGITSAEF